A genome region from Leptospiraceae bacterium includes the following:
- the hemH gene encoding ferrochelatase has protein sequence MKVTLINLGGPRNTEEIEQFLLDLFCDPLVFDLPIPEFLRIRLAKFIAKKRAPKVAHTYASMGFGGGSPLVSETEKQAKALENNLRKKTGKDWKVQIAMACGYPHIRDLPKEDLIPSKENIILPLFPHFSRSTTMSIAKIVEGLTNQCPANLKEGTCGNQCGTNQKKVICPLNRVGFIPPFHKNSLFLEASKNLILDYFQGKLNSNDFLHLDSKSGISDWENLTLVYSAHGIPVRLIEKGDIYRKEIEENVKNLNDLLYKSGFKGKTFLSFQSRVGPSKWTEPNTITMLEQLGKENHKRIAIFPISFVSDHLETLEEIGVQLKEIALQSGVQEYYRIPAHGIYPKFIDSLAEIILNC, from the coding sequence ATGAAAGTTACCTTAATCAATCTTGGCGGTCCACGCAATACAGAAGAAATTGAACAATTTTTATTGGATTTATTTTGCGATCCGCTAGTTTTCGATCTCCCCATTCCTGAATTTTTACGAATTCGATTAGCAAAATTCATAGCCAAAAAACGAGCACCTAAAGTGGCACATACTTATGCATCTATGGGATTTGGTGGGGGCTCTCCCTTGGTTTCGGAAACAGAAAAACAAGCAAAAGCCCTTGAAAATAATCTTAGAAAAAAAACCGGCAAAGACTGGAAAGTTCAAATTGCAATGGCTTGCGGTTATCCTCATATAAGAGATTTACCCAAAGAGGATTTAATTCCTTCAAAGGAAAATATTATTCTACCTCTCTTTCCTCATTTTTCACGATCTACCACAATGAGTATCGCAAAGATAGTGGAAGGTCTCACAAACCAATGTCCTGCAAATTTAAAGGAGGGAACCTGCGGTAATCAATGTGGCACAAATCAAAAAAAAGTAATTTGCCCTTTGAATAGAGTAGGATTCATTCCTCCTTTCCACAAAAATTCCTTATTTTTAGAAGCTTCCAAAAATTTAATTTTAGATTACTTTCAAGGTAAATTAAATTCCAATGATTTTCTACACTTAGATAGCAAATCAGGAATTTCCGACTGGGAAAATTTGACTCTTGTATATTCCGCACATGGAATCCCAGTTCGATTAATTGAGAAAGGGGATATCTACAGAAAAGAAATTGAAGAGAATGTAAAAAACTTAAATGACCTTCTCTACAAATCAGGATTTAAAGGCAAAACGTTTCTATCTTTTCAAAGTAGAGTGGGGCCTTCTAAGTGGACAGAACCAAATACAATCACTATGTTAGAACAATTGGGAAAAGAAAATCACAAAAGAATTGCTATCTTTCCAATCAGTTTCGTGAGTGATCACCTTGAAACTCTAGAAGAGATTGGAGTTCAACTAAAAGAAATAGCATTACAATCTGGAGTTCAAGAATACTATCGTATTCCAGCACATGGTATTTACCCAAAATTTATCGATTCACTAGCAGAGATCATTTTAAATTGTTAG
- a CDS encoding peptide ABC transporter substrate-binding protein, translating into MQSVFDGELKITYLDIITAEQPDLAGYFKAIDDSGVPLFITIGPSATKIAKENLKKTPIVFSMVSSPKSLGIDGGNLCGVSMDISIGEFFQALKDIKPDAKSVTAFYTTNDGEYAAGEGEYTDLKYKLFYNRKKLADKKEFKSALEELKGKTDAFFMVNDPLYSNLEFEALSEFAKKNKIILMTSFPALVKVGATFGISPDYSKIGVLTGQMANKIYANTSTCGEERVILPDQSSFFLNEKYAQESGIKIPDAIVERAKLTKLFDVGVNLINENKLNSAKIVFEAILKRDPGNKSAFSFQQLVIEKLSGTKTKELLASADDNFKNKRYAQARAEYQKVLSINPSIAAAKDGIQASLLAQSEQERLQGTDFAKRGKPFEAIKMFMAALRTLPSNTQASNDLNSIRSFESSNMKSYVDQGINHYNERDYNTSIEIFENALLVVPSNKEALEYLRLSYKKRDAMIVLKKKLESQ; encoded by the coding sequence ATACAGTCCGTATTCGATGGAGAACTTAAAATAACTTATTTAGATATTATTACTGCAGAACAACCAGACTTAGCCGGATATTTCAAAGCTATCGATGACTCTGGCGTACCCTTATTTATCACAATCGGTCCATCAGCCACAAAAATTGCAAAAGAAAACCTAAAAAAAACTCCTATTGTATTTTCTATGGTAAGTTCGCCAAAATCGCTTGGCATAGATGGTGGAAATTTATGTGGAGTTAGTATGGATATTAGCATCGGAGAATTTTTTCAAGCTTTGAAAGATATTAAACCGGATGCAAAATCAGTTACTGCCTTTTATACAACAAACGATGGGGAATATGCGGCTGGCGAAGGGGAATACACTGACCTAAAATACAAACTTTTCTATAATCGAAAAAAATTAGCGGACAAAAAGGAATTTAAATCCGCACTCGAAGAACTGAAAGGAAAAACAGATGCTTTTTTTATGGTAAACGATCCTTTGTATTCAAATCTAGAATTTGAAGCTTTATCCGAGTTTGCGAAGAAAAATAAAATTATCCTCATGACTAGTTTTCCTGCGCTCGTAAAAGTTGGAGCAACATTTGGAATCAGCCCAGATTACAGTAAAATTGGAGTTTTAACTGGACAAATGGCTAATAAGATCTATGCAAATACTTCTACATGCGGAGAAGAACGCGTTATCCTCCCAGATCAGTCTTCTTTTTTCTTAAATGAAAAGTATGCCCAAGAATCAGGAATTAAAATTCCAGATGCAATTGTAGAGCGCGCTAAACTCACTAAACTATTTGATGTTGGAGTGAATTTGATAAATGAAAATAAATTAAATTCAGCCAAAATTGTTTTTGAAGCAATTTTAAAACGAGATCCTGGTAATAAATCAGCATTTTCCTTTCAACAATTAGTCATTGAAAAATTGTCCGGCACTAAGACTAAAGAACTATTAGCAAGTGCAGATGATAACTTTAAAAATAAACGATATGCACAAGCTAGAGCAGAATATCAAAAAGTATTGTCTATAAACCCAAGTATTGCAGCGGCTAAAGATGGAATTCAAGCGAGCCTACTTGCACAAAGTGAACAAGAAAGATTACAAGGAACAGATTTCGCAAAACGAGGCAAACCATTTGAAGCTATCAAAATGTTTATGGCTGCACTTCGCACTCTTCCTTCTAATACACAAGCATCGAATGACTTAAATTCAATCAGAAGTTTCGAAAGTTCAAATATGAAATCGTATGTTGACCAAGGTATTAATCATTATAATGAGAGAGATTACAATACATCCATAGAAATTTTTGAAAATGCGTTATTAGTCGTACCTTCGAACAAAGAAGCCTTAGAGTATTTGCGATTATCATACAAAAAAAGAGATGCAATGATTGTTTTAAAGAAAAAATTAGAAAGTCAGTAA
- a CDS encoding SpoIIE family protein phosphatase, with amino-acid sequence MNTFNFFENFNRNVKIRTKMILLISGVVLISVFPLSLIVLYRNQAVVLNKTFEVCSNLAQNISNLATEELLMNETYDTTRTSIKRLKDSNITGLLESYVINVDGKYVADLNEKRIDQLISDGDKLYFKELKTLEMNEVKSSTNQTILRFSYPIFITEYGTKEEKKVGIAVFEFDKRKVYEPVVQIRTTIIGVAGVLFFVGIIIAAYAAIFFSKPIQKLSEGAQKIGGGDLNHRINLSGSDELGQLAKSFNKMTAQIQDFTQNLELKVAQRTEELNQTLQEVQALKVAQDGDYYLTSILLEPLQPNNNKSSMVKTEFMIEQKKKFSFRKWKSQIGGDICITDTIILNGREYTVFINGDAMGKSIQGAGGALVLGVVFNAGLIRSRVEKFQNTYPEIWLKERFLDLHNVFLSFEGSMYISICLGLVDNKTGVLYYINAEHPWTVLYRDGKASFLEHELALRKIGTPDQEDQLYVRMFELMPGDVIITGSDGRDDLIMQNPDGTEFVQEDEQQFLIRVEEGEGKLPKIMQRVKQVGALMDDFSLLRISFNEDFINMEEQKDIPYQVTESVMAGMELIDQGNPEEAVKKVERFLEDYSDFPDMLKLLGKVYFQKADFPKAIECFEQYLSLHPSDNEYLYALSNTYRVYGKLNLAADIAERLYLRDQKHFLNLVNLSTIYLGLRVYGRAEAMVKRALNIEPENNQANLLYETIREAIIEKASQKQTASFSIQDKLEKENEALLEQAEENYKNKDYQTALVLYEQLLDEEKAENSRILLKIANCYSYINKLDQAILFYSRALKTDPLNYHAHNNLGGIYFKQGLYLKAKNEWARSLEIKTDFKPAEINLKRLEKLENKIS; translated from the coding sequence ATGAATACATTTAATTTTTTTGAAAATTTTAATCGAAATGTTAAAATCAGAACAAAGATGATTCTCCTTATCAGTGGAGTAGTATTAATTAGCGTATTTCCTTTATCTCTGATCGTTTTATATCGAAACCAAGCGGTAGTCTTAAACAAAACCTTTGAAGTTTGCAGTAACTTAGCACAAAATATTTCCAATCTCGCCACGGAAGAACTTTTAATGAATGAAACCTACGATACAACTAGGACATCAATTAAAAGATTAAAAGACAGTAATATAACTGGTCTATTAGAATCCTATGTAATCAACGTAGACGGAAAATATGTAGCAGATCTAAATGAAAAACGAATTGATCAACTAATCTCTGACGGCGATAAATTATATTTTAAAGAACTTAAAACCCTTGAAATGAATGAAGTAAAATCTTCCACAAACCAAACTATATTACGTTTTTCTTATCCTATTTTTATTACTGAGTATGGGACAAAAGAGGAAAAAAAAGTCGGAATTGCTGTATTTGAATTTGATAAGAGAAAAGTATACGAACCAGTTGTTCAAATTCGAACTACCATTATTGGTGTAGCCGGTGTTTTATTTTTTGTCGGGATTATTATAGCGGCCTATGCGGCGATTTTCTTTTCTAAACCAATTCAAAAACTCTCAGAAGGAGCACAAAAAATTGGAGGAGGGGATCTCAATCACAGAATAAATCTTTCTGGAAGTGATGAATTAGGACAACTTGCAAAAAGTTTCAATAAAATGACCGCACAAATTCAAGACTTCACACAAAATCTTGAATTAAAAGTAGCACAACGAACAGAAGAATTAAATCAAACATTACAAGAAGTACAAGCACTCAAAGTTGCCCAAGACGGTGACTATTACTTAACTTCAATTTTATTAGAGCCTCTCCAACCTAACAACAATAAAAGCTCCATGGTAAAAACAGAATTTATGATTGAGCAAAAAAAGAAATTCTCCTTCCGAAAATGGAAATCGCAAATCGGAGGAGATATTTGTATCACTGATACAATTATTCTCAATGGTCGGGAATACACTGTATTTATCAATGGCGACGCAATGGGCAAATCAATTCAGGGAGCAGGGGGCGCACTCGTACTTGGAGTTGTGTTTAACGCCGGTTTAATTCGTTCAAGAGTAGAAAAGTTCCAAAATACCTATCCAGAAATTTGGCTGAAAGAAAGATTTTTAGATTTGCATAACGTATTTTTATCATTTGAAGGATCCATGTATATTTCTATTTGTTTGGGCCTAGTTGATAATAAAACAGGAGTTCTCTACTATATAAATGCAGAACATCCTTGGACAGTTCTATATCGAGACGGAAAAGCGTCCTTTTTAGAACACGAACTTGCTCTTCGAAAAATTGGAACCCCAGACCAAGAAGACCAACTGTATGTTCGTATGTTCGAATTAATGCCTGGTGATGTTATTATTACGGGCTCGGACGGACGAGATGATTTAATTATGCAAAATCCAGATGGAACAGAATTTGTGCAAGAGGATGAACAACAATTCTTAATTAGAGTAGAGGAAGGAGAGGGAAAACTTCCTAAAATCATGCAACGAGTAAAACAAGTAGGTGCTCTCATGGATGATTTCTCTTTATTAAGAATCTCATTCAATGAAGATTTTATAAATATGGAAGAACAGAAGGATATACCATATCAAGTTACTGAATCCGTTATGGCAGGCATGGAATTGATAGATCAAGGCAACCCAGAAGAAGCTGTTAAAAAAGTAGAACGATTTTTAGAAGATTACAGCGATTTTCCGGATATGTTAAAACTTTTGGGAAAAGTTTATTTTCAAAAGGCAGACTTTCCAAAAGCAATCGAATGTTTTGAGCAATACCTTTCTCTCCATCCGAGTGACAACGAGTATTTGTATGCACTCTCAAACACATACAGAGTATACGGCAAATTAAACCTAGCCGCTGATATAGCAGAAAGACTTTATTTACGAGACCAAAAACACTTTTTAAATCTAGTTAATTTATCTACAATTTATTTAGGGTTACGAGTTTATGGACGGGCAGAGGCTATGGTTAAACGTGCTCTTAACATTGAGCCTGAAAATAACCAAGCAAATTTACTCTACGAAACAATTCGCGAAGCTATAATTGAAAAAGCTTCCCAAAAACAAACAGCTTCATTTTCTATTCAAGATAAATTAGAAAAAGAAAATGAAGCTTTATTAGAACAAGCTGAAGAAAATTATAAAAATAAAGACTACCAAACTGCCCTAGTCCTTTACGAGCAACTATTAGATGAAGAAAAAGCCGAAAACTCGCGAATACTATTAAAAATAGCGAACTGTTATTCTTATATAAATAAATTAGACCAAGCTATTCTATTTTATTCTAGAGCACTCAAAACGGATCCATTAAATTACCATGCACATAATAATTTGGGCGGAATTTATTTTAAACAAGGTCTATACTTAAAAGCAAAAAATGAATGGGCGAGAAGTCTAGAAATTAAGACAGACTTTAAGCCAGCCGAAATAAATTTAAAACGATTAGAAAAACTAGAAAATAAAATTTCATAA
- a CDS encoding TonB-dependent receptor: protein MKTFLKWNFIFAIFTYSIFSQETHINSKIIYLNHFSPYKSQKSDAIEKKIFKKLEEGFLTNGFEVKESNTNLKSILINAKQGGGKFVIDGYYKSTENGGINIYSQIYNPDTGYMIDALNVTDELSGIEGITLDPNESRKTNDASIEEFSKKINIRIRTNHKRTERRENINEAITTTPLGRDKELNFPIAEENVTSASADVFKLLAEKQTISVASNVIKDANKQPVSVSVITKEQIKLSGARTVNEVLTTYVPGYFTVEDQDDTIAGFRGFASDNNAKVLLLINGHNMNTEWFWGPPDSIINGMNMDYIERIEVIRGPGSVTLGQGALLGVINIITKNGNTVNGTSLSGNFGKDNYSTGTLQAGGSGKENPDLKTFFQISTARYNGQQIRNEGWAKSQSLAGQEGYYDFRNGLTQLFPRNSVPGDAIPLFDTNTPNPGNSENTVATQRNVATSGARLKRADSDVVTGVINYKNLELTGFYTNQTRDMYNFYRDRNRLQNTIKSGTSTYTYEISDKVSLKFKNYYTVDDIFLRSQKGLTLGGTREYRYGGSVILGLNDIIKNNNAAIGVEYRKYDMGQVNGEGNNYILNYSQNVSDNALLLDANKLSPNERNRYVYPGSISVRSFFMEDFYKLSDKVDIFGAFRYDRHPYWGSNLAPRIGALYGMTKDLRFRFSYQEGFRGVVGVSYAGGFEGDGHLRIQNFPYIESSSIPSSFDNQGFASTFYKDVPKTKPEKMRSFEFATNYNFTSNLSIENILFFNKVEKVIDVGVLYCDRPSTNNLGPNGCVMPRLGNDVPGNWNGYWFYKNNPGEIRQGGAEISINYKNRKISSTFSQSIVKLLSSSSGTSESVYLTSDQNNRQFRGYPSNVTRWHTLFYPIDKLTISVTYLYYPSWYSPRNQRVEGNHIGNLGINYKIMENMEIYFMLKNILAAGNLSPMISNAGGKEVSDGTPALEKRTFWAGFSYTF from the coding sequence ATGAAAACCTTCCTTAAATGGAATTTTATTTTTGCAATATTTACATATTCGATTTTTTCCCAAGAAACTCATATTAATTCTAAAATCATTTACCTAAATCATTTTAGCCCGTATAAATCCCAGAAATCTGATGCAATAGAGAAAAAAATATTCAAAAAATTAGAGGAAGGTTTTCTAACAAACGGATTCGAAGTAAAAGAATCAAATACAAATTTAAAATCCATATTGATCAATGCAAAGCAGGGTGGGGGGAAGTTTGTAATTGATGGCTATTACAAATCGACTGAAAATGGTGGAATTAATATTTATTCTCAAATTTATAATCCTGATACAGGATATATGATCGATGCACTAAATGTAACTGACGAATTGTCGGGTATCGAAGGAATCACTCTAGACCCAAATGAATCGCGAAAAACAAACGATGCATCTATTGAAGAATTTTCTAAAAAAATAAATATCCGAATCCGTACAAATCACAAACGAACAGAAAGACGAGAAAATATAAATGAAGCAATTACTACCACTCCGTTAGGTAGAGACAAAGAACTTAACTTTCCAATTGCGGAAGAAAACGTAACAAGTGCGTCAGCAGATGTATTTAAATTGTTAGCAGAAAAACAAACCATTTCTGTTGCATCTAACGTTATTAAAGATGCAAACAAACAACCAGTATCCGTTTCAGTCATAACTAAAGAACAAATCAAGTTAAGTGGAGCCAGAACTGTCAATGAAGTATTAACCACTTACGTTCCCGGATATTTTACTGTCGAAGACCAAGATGACACGATTGCCGGTTTCAGAGGATTCGCCTCTGATAATAACGCAAAAGTTTTACTTTTGATTAATGGCCATAATATGAATACAGAATGGTTTTGGGGACCACCAGACTCTATTATCAATGGAATGAATATGGATTACATCGAGAGAATTGAAGTAATCAGAGGTCCAGGCTCCGTTACGCTTGGGCAAGGTGCCTTATTAGGAGTAATTAATATAATCACGAAAAATGGAAATACAGTGAATGGAACTTCTCTATCTGGAAATTTTGGAAAAGACAATTATTCCACTGGAACCTTACAGGCAGGCGGAAGCGGAAAAGAAAATCCAGATTTAAAAACTTTTTTTCAAATTTCTACAGCTAGGTACAATGGGCAACAAATTAGAAATGAAGGTTGGGCAAAATCGCAATCGCTTGCTGGACAAGAAGGATATTATGATTTCCGAAATGGATTGACCCAATTATTTCCAAGAAACAGCGTACCCGGTGATGCAATCCCTCTATTTGACACAAACACTCCCAATCCTGGAAACAGCGAAAACACAGTAGCCACTCAAAGAAACGTAGCCACAAGTGGAGCACGCTTAAAAAGAGCAGATAGTGATGTTGTGACAGGTGTAATAAATTATAAAAATCTAGAACTCACAGGATTTTATACTAATCAAACTAGGGACATGTATAATTTTTATCGAGATAGAAATCGACTCCAAAATACGATAAAAAGTGGAACAAGTACTTACACTTACGAAATAAGTGATAAAGTATCACTAAAATTTAAAAACTATTACACAGTCGATGATATTTTCCTAAGAAGTCAAAAAGGACTCACGTTAGGCGGCACAAGAGAATATCGTTATGGTGGCTCAGTTATTCTAGGGCTAAATGATATAATTAAAAACAATAATGCCGCAATCGGTGTTGAATATCGAAAGTATGATATGGGACAAGTCAACGGAGAAGGCAACAATTACATCCTCAATTATTCTCAAAACGTATCGGATAACGCATTATTACTCGATGCGAATAAACTCTCTCCAAATGAACGTAATCGATATGTTTACCCGGGCAGTATATCTGTACGAAGTTTCTTCATGGAAGATTTTTATAAATTGTCTGACAAGGTCGATATTTTTGGAGCCTTTCGTTATGACAGACATCCTTACTGGGGAAGTAATTTAGCTCCTCGAATTGGAGCTCTGTATGGAATGACAAAAGATTTACGTTTCCGTTTTTCTTACCAAGAAGGGTTTCGTGGCGTAGTAGGGGTATCTTATGCAGGTGGTTTCGAAGGTGACGGTCATTTACGAATTCAAAATTTTCCATACATAGAATCATCTAGCATCCCTTCATCCTTCGATAATCAAGGATTTGCCAGCACATTCTATAAAGATGTTCCTAAAACAAAACCAGAAAAAATGAGAAGTTTTGAATTTGCGACAAACTATAATTTCACTTCAAATCTATCCATCGAGAATATTTTATTTTTCAATAAAGTAGAAAAAGTGATCGATGTTGGTGTTTTATATTGCGATAGACCATCTACGAATAACCTAGGTCCGAATGGTTGCGTTATGCCGCGTTTAGGAAATGATGTTCCAGGAAACTGGAATGGATACTGGTTCTATAAAAATAATCCCGGAGAAATCAGGCAAGGTGGTGCCGAAATATCCATTAACTACAAAAATAGAAAAATTTCTTCCACATTTAGTCAATCAATAGTAAAGTTACTATCGTCCTCTTCAGGAACAAGTGAAAGTGTCTATTTAACTAGCGATCAAAATAATAGACAATTCAGAGGTTACCCAAGCAATGTCACTCGGTGGCATACTTTATTTTACCCCATTGACAAACTAACAATATCAGTGACTTATTTATACTACCCTTCTTGGTATTCACCCAGAAATCAAAGGGTGGAAGGAAACCATATCGGAAATTTAGGTATTAATTATAAAATAATGGAAAATATGGAAATTTATTTCATGCTAAAAAATATTTTAGCCGCAGGAAATTTGTCACCAATGATTAGTAATGCGGGCGGAAAGGAAGTTTCTGATGGAACTCCTGCCTTAGAAAAACGAACATTCTGGGCAGGATTTAGTTATACATTTTAA
- a CDS encoding TonB-dependent receptor plug domain-containing protein, which produces MITKRLQVITLGISFIFTLSIYSQEKLKNKICISIFSPYKSNKDNIISDKVYSILSAKLQSLNYEIIKVDSNNLNENLSQSKNNGAILFIDGYYKREENGNLNLYGQIYNPENGEVIDAYNQLIDLSSLDGITLDPIETKNSDDKNIEDFSNKILARVKSNPKRSPRIENIEEFVKGNQISRDITFPLPKEDISAASEEVFKLLSEKDDVVVSVSKFAQKTTEAPADVTVISREQIRRSGFRNLTEALNFVPQVYTHWAGQNWSSDFRGLYVNNQIERRVLYLQDGKKLNDYFHFGEFYSDVYTDMERIEKIEVIKGPGAALYGNNSITGVVNIITRKPTKKNETELVTEYDSVLQNLTTRGLYYSKFSDKFSVSLDVSRFEGKGIYHSGYDSWGGTRYYNPNGGSDALNNVSTPANSSLGTSEFGRNNAEVNTGQRLWTSTGMMADNGKWFPNYNLDIKYGDWNLKSFYMSKRTSWIPPQVDGGASGGDTVYGSPRNDRIWGVGAVTLDYTPTYLEKYETSFRIFRQLNINSDYRDKDFGGFSSANSPLGAPSSYGANSAARLNSATYLNYVAAMGGGVIKRYASTAKTEGIEFQVTPYKFENKESIIKLFRFMTGGNMQSVNYINYQVNVGRNGLIDRRQQGIADDGRQFGLWTQATTTFITNTTLVLGIRYDAQKIYNVYRHQNGIENDFAYEGITDPYLRSPVTGSGEPYVGPGNSINLSNSVNDTFRNRTANGYTQPFQRKDYVAEDKTPRIAIIQNFKTTDTTVKLMYAEAFRMVTPQELIRLPRELGNAQSEKVRNKEINIIQPFLKGALIFNLDYFRMTGSTIYAFNAATLAFGQSPEWSNTGGSIATTYILDDKWRLNASYTSYQLRRPSDSAFLNTLFTPKSQALNSPTKLWKAAISRSIINNNYTISLEFYYNSEIHLMQNPPRNNKQVLNNDGTLRELPPLPNETSNASSYFGYGVGGGITRYRVWKVPASQFFNLTFSSNLGNDLILVISAKNVFNQIVLYPLDIESGSFTSPTLDPHQLLSFGREFYFKLGYRF; this is translated from the coding sequence ATGATTACAAAAAGACTGCAAGTAATAACACTTGGGATTTCATTTATTTTTACACTTTCTATCTATTCACAAGAAAAATTAAAAAATAAAATTTGTATCTCTATCTTCTCACCTTATAAATCAAATAAAGATAACATCATATCTGATAAAGTCTATTCCATATTGTCCGCCAAACTTCAAAGTTTAAACTATGAAATAATTAAAGTAGATTCTAATAATCTAAATGAAAATTTATCTCAAAGTAAAAATAATGGAGCAATTCTTTTTATAGATGGTTACTACAAAAGAGAGGAAAACGGCAATTTGAATTTATACGGACAAATTTATAATCCAGAAAATGGAGAAGTAATAGATGCATACAATCAATTGATTGACTTATCTTCTTTAGACGGAATAACGTTAGACCCCATAGAAACTAAAAATAGTGACGATAAAAATATTGAAGATTTTTCTAATAAAATTCTAGCAAGGGTAAAATCAAATCCCAAACGCTCGCCACGTATCGAAAATATTGAAGAGTTCGTAAAGGGAAACCAAATCAGTCGTGACATAACGTTCCCGCTCCCTAAGGAAGATATAAGCGCAGCATCCGAGGAAGTATTTAAACTTTTATCTGAAAAAGATGATGTAGTAGTTTCAGTATCCAAATTTGCACAAAAAACGACCGAAGCTCCAGCGGATGTAACAGTTATTAGCCGAGAACAAATACGTAGATCAGGTTTTCGAAATTTGACTGAGGCTCTAAATTTCGTTCCGCAAGTTTATACTCATTGGGCAGGTCAAAATTGGAGCTCCGACTTTAGAGGTTTGTATGTTAATAATCAAATAGAACGAAGAGTTTTATATTTACAAGATGGGAAAAAATTAAATGACTATTTTCATTTCGGTGAATTTTATTCAGATGTATACACCGACATGGAGCGAATTGAAAAAATCGAAGTCATCAAAGGGCCTGGAGCAGCTCTATATGGAAACAATTCTATCACTGGCGTAGTAAATATTATTACCCGCAAACCAACAAAAAAAAATGAAACAGAACTAGTAACAGAATATGACTCCGTATTACAAAACCTTACTACCAGAGGGTTATATTATTCTAAATTTAGTGACAAATTTTCTGTTTCCTTAGATGTCTCAAGGTTTGAAGGGAAAGGGATATATCATTCTGGTTACGATTCATGGGGAGGAACTAGATATTACAATCCCAATGGAGGTTCAGATGCATTAAATAATGTATCTACTCCGGCAAACTCATCTTTAGGTACAAGTGAATTCGGTAGAAATAATGCAGAAGTAAATACAGGACAAAGACTTTGGACTTCGACAGGAATGATGGCGGATAACGGTAAATGGTTTCCAAACTATAATTTAGATATAAAGTATGGCGATTGGAATCTAAAATCATTTTATATGTCCAAAAGAACTAGTTGGATTCCGCCTCAAGTGGACGGAGGGGCATCAGGCGGAGACACTGTATACGGTTCTCCTCGAAATGATCGGATTTGGGGAGTAGGTGCAGTTACTCTTGATTATACCCCCACATACCTAGAAAAATATGAAACTAGTTTTAGAATTTTTCGCCAACTAAATATAAATAGCGACTATAGAGATAAGGATTTCGGGGGATTTTCTAGTGCCAACAGTCCATTAGGCGCACCTTCCAGTTACGGAGCAAATTCTGCGGCAAGATTGAATTCAGCCACTTATTTAAATTATGTAGCAGCAATGGGAGGAGGCGTAATAAAACGTTATGCATCCACAGCCAAAACTGAGGGCATAGAATTCCAGGTAACTCCTTATAAGTTTGAAAATAAAGAGTCTATAATAAAGTTATTTAGATTTATGACCGGCGGGAATATGCAATCAGTCAATTACATAAACTACCAAGTAAATGTAGGAAGAAATGGACTTATAGACAGGAGACAACAAGGTATAGCTGACGATGGAAGACAATTTGGATTATGGACACAAGCAACTACTACATTCATTACAAATACAACTCTAGTATTAGGGATTCGATACGATGCGCAAAAGATTTACAATGTTTACCGACATCAGAATGGAATTGAAAATGACTTTGCCTATGAGGGAATCACTGATCCCTATCTAAGAAGTCCAGTCACTGGTTCAGGAGAGCCATATGTAGGCCCTGGAAACTCAATAAATCTATCTAATTCTGTGAATGATACTTTTAGAAATCGAACGGCTAATGGCTACACACAACCATTTCAAAGAAAAGACTACGTAGCTGAAGATAAAACTCCAAGAATTGCAATCATTCAAAACTTCAAAACTACGGACACTACCGTTAAACTTATGTATGCCGAAGCATTTAGAATGGTCACTCCGCAAGAATTAATTCGGTTACCACGAGAACTAGGAAACGCACAATCAGAAAAAGTAAGAAACAAAGAAATAAATATCATTCAACCTTTTTTAAAAGGAGCATTGATATTTAATTTGGATTACTTTAGGATGACTGGTAGCACAATATATGCATTTAACGCTGCCACCTTAGCCTTTGGCCAATCTCCTGAGTGGAGCAACACCGGTGGATCCATTGCAACTACATACATTCTGGACGACAAATGGAGGTTAAATGCAAGTTACACAAGTTATCAACTAAGACGGCCTAGTGATTCTGCATTTTTAAATACACTATTTACTCCAAAATCACAAGCTCTCAATTCGCCGACAAAACTTTGGAAAGCCGCGATATCAAGATCAATTATAAATAATAACTATACTATCAGTCTCGAATTTTATTATAATTCAGAAATTCATCTAATGCAAAATCCTCCCAGAAACAATAAACAGGTTTTAAATAATGATGGTACGTTAAGGGAATTACCGCCATTACCCAATGAAACCAGTAATGCTTCTAGTTATTTTGGTTACGGAGTAGGGGGAGGCATCACAAGGTATAGAGTTTGGAAAGTTCCAGCTAGTCAATTTTTTAATTTAACATTTTCTTCAAACTTAGGTAATGATCTAATTTTGGTAATTTCTGCAAAAAACGTATTCAATCAAATAGTCTTATATCCTTTA